A genomic window from Paenibacillus sp. FSL K6-0276 includes:
- a CDS encoding sugar ABC transporter substrate-binding protein yields the protein MKAVSLLDVNLFLTREGISVKKTLRVVLALILVLSTLAACSNKNNGGNEAQTTPSTTESASTNPEAKPNEFGWELPEKTIEFSYYAGQANPDKAGKNAKQLQQYILDKFNVKINKLVYDVKRDERQNLMLVSNDYPEVIAGMDEATVSKWVAQGKAIELGQFIDKYAPHIKEQLGDLYKTYLTDGKLYALPSYWGLLPIPDYAAHMRYDYLNELGNPTFETPDQFYDILKQMQAKHPKNDKGEKTYALTSYAPVTTNTVPTLAGIWGLKEGYKVTPEGVMTHWVNTPEGLELTKFMNKIFRDGLLDPDSFINKYENMKAKMSTDRVMGYVGAWWIGWNAGHELWQKADTKWTEDKRFMQYALKAPNAEKSYMSGKNARSGNMTIITDKAKNPEDIVKWLDFSMTDIGTRLIGWGVPNTDKSTWKFENDQPSFVDAAKQAILDSTFDYDAGELIGMDQLNLVSPDGTMKDDGKSTYWYDQNFNEEAKWKKMLNDNLKDTIYDNTFGNIPILANNPLAVTDKQITDLLETLWAKAVMSKTEEESVANFKAMQDKLNDAGLNKIEQFKSEEYQRRLKEWK from the coding sequence ATGAAAGCGGTGTCATTGTTGGATGTCAATTTATTTCTAACGAGAGAAGGGATTTCTGTGAAAAAAACCTTAAGGGTCGTTCTAGCGTTAATCTTGGTCCTGTCCACACTTGCGGCATGCTCGAATAAGAATAACGGCGGCAATGAGGCGCAAACTACCCCATCCACTACTGAATCCGCATCCACAAATCCGGAGGCCAAACCGAACGAGTTTGGTTGGGAACTCCCGGAGAAAACGATTGAATTTAGCTATTATGCGGGTCAAGCCAATCCGGATAAAGCGGGGAAAAACGCCAAGCAACTGCAGCAGTACATCCTAGATAAATTTAACGTAAAAATCAACAAGCTCGTTTACGACGTTAAACGCGACGAAAGACAAAACCTGATGCTCGTATCGAATGATTATCCTGAAGTTATCGCAGGTATGGACGAAGCAACCGTATCTAAATGGGTTGCCCAAGGCAAGGCGATCGAGCTTGGTCAATTCATCGACAAGTATGCTCCGCATATCAAAGAGCAGCTTGGCGACCTGTACAAAACTTACTTAACCGACGGAAAGTTGTATGCGCTTCCTAGCTATTGGGGACTATTGCCGATTCCGGACTACGCCGCACATATGCGTTATGACTATTTGAACGAGTTGGGCAACCCGACATTCGAGACGCCCGACCAATTCTACGACATTTTGAAGCAAATGCAAGCCAAGCATCCAAAGAACGATAAGGGAGAAAAAACGTACGCGCTTACGTCATACGCTCCGGTTACGACCAATACTGTGCCGACGCTTGCGGGCATTTGGGGTCTTAAAGAAGGTTATAAAGTAACGCCGGAAGGTGTAATGACGCATTGGGTCAATACGCCGGAAGGTCTCGAATTGACGAAATTCATGAATAAAATTTTTAGGGACGGCCTGCTTGATCCCGACTCGTTCATCAATAAATACGAAAACATGAAAGCGAAAATGTCCACCGACCGCGTCATGGGCTATGTCGGCGCTTGGTGGATCGGCTGGAACGCCGGCCACGAATTATGGCAAAAAGCGGATACGAAATGGACGGAAGACAAGCGCTTCATGCAATATGCCCTGAAAGCGCCTAATGCGGAAAAATCGTATATGTCCGGTAAAAATGCTAGAAGCGGCAATATGACGATTATTACGGACAAAGCGAAAAACCCTGAAGACATCGTCAAATGGTTGGATTTCTCCATGACTGATATCGGAACCCGTTTGATCGGGTGGGGCGTTCCGAATACGGATAAATCCACTTGGAAATTCGAGAACGACCAACCAAGCTTCGTCGACGCTGCAAAGCAAGCGATTCTCGATTCGACGTTCGACTATGACGCCGGTGAACTGATCGGCATGGATCAATTAAATTTGGTTTCGCCCGATGGAACGATGAAGGACGACGGCAAGAGCACCTACTGGTACGATCAAAATTTCAATGAAGAAGCCAAATGGAAGAAAATGTTGAACGACAACCTGAAGGATACAATCTACGACAATACTTTCGGCAACATTCCGATCCTGGCGAACAATCCGTTGGCAGTAACCGATAAACAAATCACCGATTTGCTAGAAACGTTATGGGCGAAAGCGGTCATGAGCAAGACTGAGGAAGAAAGCGTCGCGAATTTCAAAGCGATGCAGGATAAGTTGAATGACGCGGGTCTGAACAAGATCGAACAATTCAAATCGGAAGAATACCAAAGAAGATTGAAGGAGTGGAAGTAA
- a CDS encoding LacI family DNA-binding transcriptional regulator — MVTIKDVAKKAEVSSATVSRVLNKDYTLQVSEDTRQRIIVAAKALGYRKGGIRSKRPVDTEIVKKNVGLLITCSEQLEFSDPYFLSIRQGIEQECVKQNINVSKIFRLMDESEHAIDSNELDGLFVIGKVHNELLNHLTRMKQVISVDYMIDDKFDSVMIDLQKATSQAIHHLIALGHRKIGYIGGISYIRKINGRCYAMDIRQLEYEAIMKEAGYYNPKHIFVGEWRTEEGYALMRQALEQDDRPTAFLIGSDPMAIAALKAVSEFKFKVPEDISIVSFDDIPFASFVTPPLTTIKVFSEEMGRTAVKLMVDRFNGREIPLHVTIPTNLVIRNSCGSDSGSTSIDLLNSDAMS, encoded by the coding sequence ATGGTCACAATAAAGGATGTTGCAAAAAAAGCGGAAGTTTCTAGTGCTACGGTTTCGCGCGTGTTGAACAAAGACTATACATTGCAGGTTTCAGAAGATACGAGACAGAGAATCATCGTGGCGGCTAAAGCATTGGGTTACCGAAAGGGAGGAATCCGTTCGAAAAGACCGGTTGATACAGAAATAGTGAAGAAAAACGTAGGGCTGCTTATTACGTGTTCGGAGCAATTAGAGTTTTCAGACCCCTACTTTTTGTCTATTCGACAAGGAATCGAACAAGAATGCGTTAAACAAAACATCAACGTATCCAAGATATTTCGGCTCATGGATGAATCCGAACATGCTATCGACTCGAACGAGTTGGATGGTTTGTTTGTCATCGGCAAAGTACACAACGAGCTTCTAAACCACTTGACACGGATGAAACAAGTTATTTCCGTTGACTACATGATCGATGATAAATTCGACTCCGTCATGATCGATTTGCAAAAGGCGACTAGCCAAGCCATTCATCATCTCATCGCGCTTGGTCATCGAAAAATCGGTTATATCGGCGGAATCAGTTACATTCGTAAGATAAACGGTAGATGTTATGCTATGGATATTCGTCAACTTGAATACGAAGCGATTATGAAAGAAGCAGGATATTATAATCCGAAGCACATCTTTGTGGGGGAATGGCGAACAGAGGAAGGGTATGCGCTCATGAGACAAGCATTGGAACAGGATGATCGACCTACAGCTTTCTTGATTGGGAGCGATCCAATGGCCATTGCGGCGTTGAAGGCCGTGAGCGAGTTCAAGTTCAAAGTACCTGAAGACATTTCTATCGTGAGCTTTGACGATATTCCGTTCGCTTCTTTCGTTACTCCTCCGTTGACAACCATAAAAGTATTTTCCGAAGAGATGGGAAGGACAGCCGTAAAATTAATGGTCGATCGCTTCAATGGGCGTGAAATTCCTCTTCATGTCACAATACCTACGAATCTTGTCATCAGGAATAGCTGCGGATCGGACAGCGGAAGTACTAGTATTGATTTACTAAATAGTGATGCTATGAGCTAA